In Nicotiana tabacum cultivar K326 chromosome 19, ASM71507v2, whole genome shotgun sequence, one DNA window encodes the following:
- the LOC142173728 gene encoding uncharacterized protein LOC142173728, translated as MIRLPHLEVTIIDLGFSNHSPLCITFDNHPGRRARPFKFLNHLTEHQEFLDNVAKGWRKPVSKFFLKSISQKLKNVKTEMKLLNKEEYNAVYMRISTIRSNLQEAQEEQMRLPGHAPALFDREKSLKMDLEKWVKIDEMIAQQKSRVKWLKLGDSNSAYFFACMKNISAINQLKTLVTLDVVMLQAKDDIKEEVLKFYIQFFGTIPPQLSVVKLSVFSNGPKLNRSHQLQLINPITREEVYIAIKDINDMKVP; from the coding sequence ATGATAAGACTACCTCATCTAGAAGTGACAATAATTGATCTTGGGTTCTCAAACCACTCTCCCTTATGTATTACCTTTGATAATCATCCAGGAAGAAGAGCTAGAccttttaaatttttgaaccATTTAACTGAACATCAAGAATTTCTAGATAATGTAGCAAAAGGTTGGAGGAAACCAGTGAGCAAGTTTTTTTTGAAAAGCATATCGCAAAAGCTAAAGAATGTGAAGACTGAAATGAAACTTCTTAACAAAGAAGAGTATAATGCAGTATATATGAGGATCAGTACCATCAGAAGCAACTTACAAGAGGCTCAAGAAGAACAAATGAGACTTCCTGGGCATGCCCCTGCTTTGTTTGATAGGGAAAAATCACTAAAGATGGATTtagaaaaatgggtgaaaattgACGAGATGATTGCTCAGCAGAAGTCAAGGGTGAAATGGTTAAAGCTCGGGGACTCTAATAGTGCCTATTTTTTTGCTTGTATGAAAAACATAAGTGCTATTAATCAGCTCAAAACATTAGTAACACTAGATGTAGTAATGTTACAAGCAAAAGATGATATCAAGGAGGAGGTCTTGAAATTTTACATACAGTTTTTTGGCACAATACCACCCCAATTGTCTGTAGTAAAACTCTCAGTTTTTTCAAATGGTCCTAAACTGAATAGAAGCCACCAACTCCAACTGATTAACCCTATCACAAGAGAAGAAGTTTATATAGCTATTAAGGACATTAATGATATGAAAGTACCATGA